ACTTGTTGTTGGTCGGCGGTCAGTTCAGCCAGGGTGTAGCCGGTCCAGACCCAAATATCCTTACCGTCGCACTCCTGGCGTACGCGTTTGACCAGTTGCAGAATGGCGGACAAATTTTGTGGATGCAACGGATCACCGCCGGAGAGGGATAACCCTTGTCGGCGGATACGGGAGTCGTTCAGATCCGCTATGATTTTATCTTCCATTTCTTGGGTAAATGGCTTACCCGAATTCAGTCGCCAGGTGCTTTTGTTATAACAACCCACACATTCGTGTACGCAGCCAGAGACGAACAGCGTACAGCGAGTGCCAGGGCCGTTGATAACATCGACCGGGTAATATTGATGATAGTTAATGATTACTTGTCCAATATGTTCCCCTTCGTACTTGAAGCTGTAGGGGGTTCGCTGCGTTCACAAACCCGAATCACTTACTGATGTAAGCTCATCGGGATTAATGAGCCTCAT
The sequence above is drawn from the Yersinia enterocolitica subsp. enterocolitica genome and encodes:
- the nrdG gene encoding anaerobic ribonucleoside-triphosphate reductase-activating protein: MNYHQYYPVDVINGPGTRCTLFVSGCVHECVGCYNKSTWRLNSGKPFTQEMEDKIIADLNDSRIRRQGLSLSGGDPLHPQNLSAILQLVKRVRQECDGKDIWVWTGYTLAELTADQQQVVDLINVLVDGKFVQDLKDPSLIWRGSGNQVIHHLR